Proteins from a genomic interval of Trichoderma breve strain T069 chromosome 2, whole genome shotgun sequence:
- a CDS encoding f-box-like domain-containing protein yields MSSEDREANSELESFRQQWISDLQSRAHEAEASPSSAAAGPAVTSRPRRRTGPSSPTITKKHLPAVEDDEYYLHGPTFDSMPPPSASGHLLSDPPGKHEHDEKPLVSALDHYEKAMEKEAQGNMGESLKLYRQAYRLDHRVDMSYREKHFPAGFAPAKATPSSSGAATAPAPASHKPAAPTTAEEEPQLLTLEELIASFSGLKIEGAPPIIENTPPPPCPISNLPDELLVHILSDVAVADVGDFARLSLVCKRFAYLVATEQRIWRRVCLGTEFGFTSMPRHWQKTVEWEQLEAQEEADEDGFLVSMREVEERRLADALSLTTSLHDTAVYPSWKNMFRTRPRIRFNGCYISTVNYIRTGQATNQAVWGGDPYLIVTYYRYLRFFRDGTAISLLTTTSPADVVHHLTPELLKLHREAPHAHLPSAMMHQALKGRWRQSSALDYPDNTDPKEQEADLYVETEGVGAKYMYRMDLSLRSAGKGTRNNKIVWRSFSSYNKLTDDWADFQLKNDKPFFFSRVKSYGVGESSA; encoded by the exons ATGTCTTCAGAAGACCGTGAAGCAAACTCGGAGCTGGAATCTTTCCGCCAGCAATGGATCTCCGACCTGCAGTCCAGAGCCCATGAGGCCGAAGcttcgccttcatctgccgccgccggccCGGCTGTCACTTCACGACCGAGACGGCGGACAGGCCCTTCAAGTCCAACAATCACCAAGAAGCACTTGCCAgccgttgaagatgatgagtaCTATCTCCATGGCCCGACTTTTGATTCCATGCCCCCTCCTTCTGCTTCGGGGCATCTGCTGTCTGACCCCCCGGGCAAACACGAGCACGATGAGAAGCCCTTGGTCTCAGCTCTAGATCATTATGAAAAGGCCATGGAAAAGGAGGCGCAGGGCAACATGGGGGAAAGTCTGAAGCTTTATAGACAAGCTTATCGA CTGGATCACCGAGTGGACATGTCATATCGTGAGAAGCACTTCCCAGCCGGTTTTGCACCAGCCAAGGCTACGCCTTCATCCTCAGGAGCAGCAACGGCACCGGCACCGGCATCACACAAACCTGCGGCTCCTACcacagcagaagaagagcccCAGCTGCTAACTTTGGAAGAGCTCATCGCCAGCTTTTCGGGGTTGAAGATTGAGGGGGCGCCTCCCATCATTGAAAACACCCCGCCACCTCCATGCCCAATCTCCAACCTACCGGATGAGCTGCTCGTGCACATTCTCAGTGACGTCGCCGTGGCCGACGTGGGAGACTTTGCCCGCCTCAGTCTTGTGTGCAAGCGATTCGCCTATCTTGTCGCCACTGAGCAGCGCATCTGGAGGCGCGTCTGCCTTGGGACTGAGTTTGGCTTCACTTCCATGCCTCGCCACTGGCAAAAGACTGTTGAATgggagcagctcgaggcccaggaagaggcagatgagGACGGTTTCCTCGTCAGCATGAGAGAGGTCGAGGAGCGCCGCTTGGCCGAtgccctctctctcaccaCCTCCCTCCACGATACGGCCGTTTACCCCTCGTGGAAGAACATGTTCCGCACGCGCCCTCGCATACGCTTCAATGGTTGCTACATCAGCACCGTCAATTACATCCGTACAGGCCAGGCGACAAACCAGGCCGTCTGGGGCGGAGACCCTTACCTCATCGTCACCTACTACCGCTACCTGCGCTTCTTCCGCGATGGCACCGCCATCAGCCTCCTCACAACAACGTCCCCCGCCGACGTCGTGCACCATCTCACCCctgagctgctgaagctgcaccGCGAGGCTCCCCACGCCCATCTCCCTTCCGCAATGATGCACCAAGCCCTCAAAGGTCGCTGGCGACAATCTTCTGCGTTGGACTATCCGGACAACACGGACCCAAAGGAGCAGGAAGCAGACTTGTACGTCGAGACGGAGGGTGTCGGcgcaaagtacatgtaccgcaTGGACTTGTCGCTTCGAAGCGCGGGCAAGGGCACCCGCAACAACAAGATCGTTTGGAGGAGCTTCAGCAGCTACAACAAGCTGACGGATGACTGGGCTGATTTCCAGCTTAAAAACGACaagcccttcttcttcagccgaGTGAAGAGCTACGGCGTAGGGGAATCATCAGCCTGA
- a CDS encoding cytochrome p450 domain-containing protein has protein sequence MNRVNVIPSSISHHAVGEPVLAGTNVSSHFPYHFLLLLVLIAPLVHTYRGHKSRTERPLSVRLFKILSQMRYQVYSFVYNAVLNCARPTLSINIFPRKVLVTDPSMESILSRHTSETSLANVIFLIGRRVFDLSNETINAIGSYDPRPVHVGEFSSASNARALVGQVSTAANKRLQSQPDVQETELGPWLFKLTSSSVASALWGPESPWVVDDEFQTAFMEISGSQMTLLRPFSKYTAQAAYKARALIISKLKSFHFNNRDSRLRQIAHRINAVALSDTEWESNKDYFNVELLTSLGLLVTPSSMAVWMIRHLLMRPDLLARVVKEARNPDILDAEGRIDVARIRESFPFLAACLYETLRLHMTAIPRLAKTDLDIAVPNSQPIHLKNGDLIYLAMSSFNKDAQTWGSDASTFSPDKFLTSAGSLSASMVRKLRVFGVAGNLCPGRKVGFETILFVVANVLRDFDIENPRGEDVAYPEPRTEDGFGIGFERCANEITVRLRRVA, from the exons ATGAACCGAGTTAACGTCATCCCTTCTTCTATATCCCACCACGCGGTGGGTGAGCCAGTCTTGGCCGGAACCAATGTTTCGTCCCATTTTCCCTATCACTTCTTGCTGCTTTTGGTTCTCATTGCCCCTCTTGTTCACACATACCGAGGTCACAAGAGCCGGACCGAGAGGCCACTCTCCGTTCGTCTGTTCAAGATCTTGTCTCAGATGAGATACCAAGTATACTCTTTTGTCTACAATGCTGTTCTCAACTGTGCCAGACCAACGCTgtccatcaacatcttccCACGAAAGGTCCTTGTCACGGACCCTTCCATGGAGAGCATTCTATCAAGACATACCTCAGAGACAAGTCTTGCCAATGTAATCTTCCTCATTGGCCGCCGAGTCTTTGACTTGAGCAACGAGACCATTAATGCCATTGGATCATATGATCCTCGCCCGGTCCATGTTGGCGAGTTCTCTTCAGCAAGCAACGCCAGGGCTCTCGTCGGTCAGGTATCAACAGCTGCAAACAAGAGGCTACAGAGCCAGCCTGATGTTCAAGAAACCGAGCTTGGACCATGGCTCTTCAAGTTGACAAGCTCATCTGTGGCAAGTGCCCTTTGGGGACCAGAGAGCCCTTGggttgtcgacgacgagttTCAGACCGCATTCAT GGAAATCAGCGGTTCGCAAATGACTCTCCTCAGACCCTTCTCGAAGTACACTGCCCAGGCAGCCTACAAGGCCAGagctctcatcatcagcaagctcaagTCCTTCCACTTCAACAACAGAGACTCCAGGCTTCGACAGATCGCACACCGAATCAACGCCGTTGCCCTGTCCGATACCGAATGGGAGTCTAATAAGGACTACTTCAATGTTGAGCTGCTTACATCGCTCGGTCTCTTGGTCACACCTAGCAGCATGGCTGTCTGGATGATCCGCCATCTGTTGATGCGTCCCGACCTTCTTGCCAGAGTCGTCAAGGAGGCACGCAACCCAGACATTCTCGATGCCGAAGGCAGAATCGACGTTGCTCGCATTCGAGAGTCGTTCcccttcttggcagcatGCTTGTATGAGACACTGCGACTTCACATGACAGCCATCCCGCGCCTGGCAAAGACCGATCTTGACATTGCGGTGCCAAACTCACAACCCATTCATCTCAAGAACGGAGACCTCATCTACCTTGCCATGTCTTCATTCAACAAGGACGCACAAACATGGGGCTCTGACGCCAGCACCTTCTCCCCCGACAAGTTCCTCACCAGCGCCGGTAGCCTCTCCGCCTCCATGGTCCGGAAGCTGCGCGTCTTTGGCGTGGCCGGCAATTTGTGCCCCGGAAGAAAGGTCGGCTTCGAGACCATCTTGTTTGTGGTCGCCAATGTTCTGCGAGACTTTGACATTGAGAACCCTCGAGGTGAGGACGTGGCGTACCCAGAGCCGAGGACCGAAGATGGATTCGGCATTGGCTTTGAGCGATGCGCCAACGAGATTACGGTGAGACTCAGGAGAGTCGCTTAG
- a CDS encoding FRG1-like domain-containing protein: MVKPLTFKGDKKTKKRKRAAADRADDDETGEPSNSSRQQKLVKSDRDRDNNDEDQPNDDSWVSADAVSDVVGPVMIVLPTDKPSALACDPSGKVFALPIENIVDNNPTSAEPHDVRQVWVANRVAGTENFRFKGHHGRYLACDKIGLLSATSEAVSPLESFNIIATADTPGTFQLQTLRDTLLTIKPSTSSKPNAPPAEVRGDADAITFNTTLRIRMQARFKPRLRTSKEEREKSKISRRELEEAAGRRLDEEEVRMLKRAKREGDYHERLLEIKVKNKHDKFG, encoded by the exons ATGGTCAAGCCGCTGACCTTCAAGGGCGACAAAAAGAccaagaagcggaagcgcGCCGCTGCGGATCgcgccgacgacgacgagaccGGCGagcccagcaacagcagcaggcagcagaagctggtCAAGTCCGACAGGGACCGCGACAACAATGACGAGGACCAGCCCAACGACGACAGCTGGGTCTCTGCCGATGCCGTCAGCGACGTCGTCGGACCCGTCATGATTGTCCTGCCCACGGACAAGCCGTCGGCCCTCGCCTGCGACCCGAGCGGAAAGGTGTTTGCGCTGCCGATTGAGAACATCGTCGATAATAACCCGACGAGCGCGGAGCCTCATGATGTCAGGCAGGTTTGGGTAGCGAACCGCGTTGCCGGCACGGAAAACTTTCGCTTCAAGGGGCATCACGGAAG ATATCTCGCCTGCGACAAGATTGGCTTGCTCTCGGCCACCTCAGAAGCCGTCTCCCCCCTGGAATCGttcaacatcatcgccacGGCAGACACGCCGGGAACCTTCCAGCTCCAAACACTTCGCGACACTCTACTCACCATCAAGCCGTCCACGTCGTCCAAACCGAATGCGCCGCCGGCCGAGGTCCGTGGCGACGCCGATGCCATCACCTTCAACACGACGCTGCGCATCCGCATGCAGGCCCGGTTCAAGCCCCGCCTCAGGACATCCAAGGAGGAGCGCGAAAAGTCAAAGATTAGCCGCcgcgagctggaggaggcggcggggCGGAGgctggacgaggaggaggtgcGGATGCTCAAGAGGGCTAAGCGGGAGGGCGACTATCATGAGCGGCTGTTGGAGATTAAAGTGAAGAACAAGCATGACAAGTTTggctga
- a CDS encoding mitochondrial carrier protein domain-containing protein produces the protein MGSFSTSVVHSSNSQNYDRIDGNQAVMSGGDGSDGIPDITAGQKMVSAMSGSLLTSLLVTPLDVVRVRLMRTTTSLTPVQTAELGVTACCREVFFAGGAVDYCLAVPRIEGITAPSSAAAADCAVQEVQKKTYHSTIDGLRKIARNEGFTTLWRGLSPTLVMTIPANIIYFTGYDWLRFNPVSPFSGFSTDYAPLVAGSMARLLAATAVSPIELIRTRMQAASGASTTNHLVETFNGIRSMVAVHGYTSLWRGLTLTLWRDVPFSGLYWWGYESIRSRISDIREERRGRPLTRDTIDGLKRTTARRRSQSRENHTETFVDSFAAGATSGALASILTMPFDVGKTRTQIFHDAPRRGAGGALAPEEQNMMRLLLHIFKTEGFPGLWRGWIPRTLKVAPACAIMISSYEVGKRAFRSVNERSRDEGFSSED, from the exons ATGGGATCCTTTTCTACGTCTGTTGTCCACAGCTCAAACAGCCAAAACTACGACAGGATAGACGGGAACCAAGCCGTCATGTCTGGCGGAGATGGAAGCGATGGCATTCCCGACATCACGGCCGGCCAGAAGATGGTGTCGGCCATGTCGGGGAGCTTGTTGACGTCGCTGCTGG TGACTCCGTTAGACGTCGTCCGCGTGAG GCTTATGCGAACAACTACCAGCCTTACCCCCGTGCAAACGGCTGAACTTGGCGTCACAGCTTGCTGCCGTGAAGTCTTCTTTGCAGGTGGCGCGGTAGACTACTGCCTCGCGGTTCCGAGGATCGAGGGCATCACGGCACCCAGCAGCGCCGCGGCCGCCGACTGTGCCGTTCAAGAAGTTCAGAAGAAGACCTATCACTCGACAATTGATGGTCTGCGCAAGATTGCTCGCAACGAAGGATTCACAACGCTATGGCGAGGCCTCTCACCCACCCTCGTCATGACGATTCCCGCCAACATCATCTACTTCACCGGCTACGATTGGCTGCGGTTTAACCCTGTGAGCCCGTTTTCCGGCTTCTCGACGGATTATGCGCCTCTTGTTGCCGGCTCTATGGCTCGACTTCTTGCGGCGACGGCTGTTAGCCCTATCGAGCTCatccgtactcgtatgcaGGCTGCTTCTGGCGCGTCGACGACAAACCATCTGGTTGAGACTTTCAACGGAATCCGGTCCATGGTCGCCGTCCATGGTTACACTTCGCTATGGAGGGGGCTGACGCTTACCCTGTGGCGAGATGTGCCATTTTCTGGACTCTACTGGTGGGGATATGAGTCAATCCGATCTAGAATATCGGACATTCGAGAAGAGCGCCGGGGCAGGCCATTGACCCGAGACACAATTGATGGGCTCAAGCGCACGACGGCACGGCGTCGATCCCAGAGCCGGGAGAACCACACCGAGACTTTTGTCGACAGTTTTGCTGCCGGAGCTACCTCTGGCGCTCTTGCGTCGATACTGACCATGCCGTTTGACGTGGGCAAGACACGTACGCAGATCTTCCACGATGCACCACGCCGTGGCGCTGGAGGTGCACTGGCGCCTGAGGAACAGAACATGATGAGACTATTGTTGCACATCTTCAAGACAGAGGGATTCCCTGGTCTGTGGCGAGGTTGGATCCCGCGTACCTTGAAGGTTGCACCGGCCTGTGCCATCATGATCAGCAGTTACGAAGTTGGCAAGCGAGCATTCCGAAGCGTCAATGAGCGCTCTAGAGATGAAGGCTTTTCTAGCGAGGACTGA